The following nucleotide sequence is from Anguilla rostrata isolate EN2019 chromosome 3, ASM1855537v3, whole genome shotgun sequence.
GCGCCGGAGacttctgctttctctctctgccttcagTGACGCAGCCCTTTTTCACAGCGCTACGTCAGCGACGGTGTGAAAATTCAGATAAGCCCGGAGGAAGTCCGTCAAACCCGGACAGACCCAAACAGACCCGGACAAACCCAGACGAACCCAGGCGAACCCAGACAGACCCAGGCGAACCCAGGCGAACCCAGACAGACCCAGGCGAACCCAGGCGAAGCCAGACAGACCCAGGCGAACCCAGGCGAACCCAGACAGACCCAGGCGAACCCAGGCGAAGCCAGACAGACCCAGGCGAAGCCAGGCGAACCCAGACAGACCCAGGCGAACCCAGGCGAAGCCAGACAGACCAGGCGAAGCAGGCGACCAGACAGACAGGCGAACCCAGACAGACCAGGCGAACCCAGGCGAACCCAGACAGACCCAGGCGAACCCAGGCGAAGCCAGACAAACCCAGGCGAAGCCAGGCGAACCCAGGCGAAGCCAGACAGACCCAGGCGAAGCCAGGCGAAGCCCGCTTCTCAGGGCAGCCCTCTTAAGAGCCGTGGGATCTGGTCTctaaaatgaaagcatgaatTTGTTTGAGAAGTGAGACTGTGGGTGAGAGTGTCACGCCTGAATTCATTGCGTGTTTCTGtgacgcccccccctccccccccccccgttcacaCACCCTCAGCCTCCCCCGAAACCAAGCAGGACTTTTCGATATTTTTAAGTGACATATTTAGAAGAGATTTGCTGACATACTCTAAAGCACTTAGTGTGCTTTGTCATTGCAATCtcattttttgctgtattttatttgctCTCTGTTACCAATGTGATAAAACAAGCAACTGtacattcatttcatatttatcattGTGATTAATGTTTACTTTTTGGCAtagtgacattttttaaatcagggattaaaactgtcaaaataGTACATTCTCAACAGTGTTTTTACAGTTATGCAGTTTTCTCAGTTCtttcaacaaaaatgatcagcatacatacaaatgtatgcaaatgctTTCAATAGTACATCTACTGTGTATTGTCGTCTGAGTTATTTGCACGAAAAGATTTCAAATCTGTGTATTTGGGAACATATGCAAGCTACAGCCACAGCTGTAGTTCTGTTAGTTCAACAAACAGTTTTTCAATGACTGAATACATTGTCTAAATTAAATATCTATTTTGAATTTAATGTCAAACAAATATACACAGCATTCATTATGTGCATCTacatgaatgtgtctgtgtgtcataacataaacatatttatattatgtgGGCTGTGTGGCTGTTGAAGGAAATTCAGGGGAAAATTCCTTCCTTAAGCCAGTGGGGTCTTTTGTGCTTTAGTTTCTGCTCACGTCCCAAAACTCATATCCCCCGAGCTTGAGTCACCTCCGCAACATGACTCATACGctgaaaattaaacagcatACATGGAACAGGAGTTACTATGAAAAGAGAAGAACAGCACGGACatagctgagagagagacagagagagagagagagataaataaaatgctacaCAGCTAATCTCACACCTTACACCATGGTGTTAAACCACTCTGTACTCTACACAGCTAATCTCATGCCTTACTCCTTGGTGTTAAACCTCTCTGTACTCTACACAGCTAATCTCATGCCTTACTCCTTGGTGTTAAACCTCTCTGTACTCTACACAGCTAATCTCACCCCTTACTCCATGGTGTTAAACCTCTCTGTACTCTACACAGTTAATTTCACCCCTTACTCCATGGTACACATTATTCTGTACCATTCCCAGCACTCCACACTGCACCCCACCCAGAACCCACACTGCCTGACCACCATGCTGTGGGCTGCTGCTGAGCACATTCTGTTAAAGATTTCAGTTCCACAAAATGGAGAGGTCTGGTGCACAAATTCACAGGAGGTCAGGGGCATGAGGGCAGCGATGAAGTCACAAAGGGGAAACCTCCACTTCCTCCAGAACTGAGCCACTTCCTCTCACACATAAATCATctcagtggggggaggggggctctgttctcacgcgcgcgcacacacacacacacacacacactcacatgcacacacacacacacacacacacacacacacacacacacagacacacacatactatctctctctctctctcacacacacacacacacacacactctctctctctctctcaaacacacacacacagaagcacagacacacacagacacactcacacacacagacgcagtctcatactcacacacacacacacacacaagcacacgcatgctcactcacgcacacacatgcatacaggtACACGtatgctcactcactcactctctcactcacatactcatccGCAGACAAGTACGTAATCAGATAAACCAGTGTTTCAGTGCCGCTgcataatattatgttttttttttttgaagagcagGGAGGCAAACTACTCCCACCCCCCTGGCCAATGCATCCCGATTGTCCCCAATACTCTCCACTTACCATACGAATAAGGATGGAGTAGTACAGTAAACAGTAATAATACAAAcagaaggaaacaaaacaatggCTGTAAAATACCGGAATAGCAGGGGGGTATGTCATCAAATGACAAGTAAGaacgagagagaaaaacaacGTAGTGTAAGTGAGTAGTGCTGTCTTCCTTTGTCTGCGTCTGTTCTTTATGAGAATGGGACACAGGGAGCTGGTGACAAAGGCACCTTTTCCAGTAAGAAAGGAAGGCGACTCCCTGCCTGGAGTTCAGAGATACAGGAGAATCAGGCCATAGCAGGGCCTGGAGACAGAATCAGAGTCCAGAGACAGAATCAGAGCATGGCTGGGCCTGGAGGTCAGAGACAGAATCAGAGCATGGCCAGGCAGGGCTCGTTCTGCACAGAGGTCCTCACCTGTGTGAGTCCCCACCTGGCGGCTGACTCCAGGGGTCATACCAAGGACACGTGGAGACGCTGCAGGTGGGGCAGGGACCTGGGCAGGCCTCAGCAGCTCGGCACAGCCCCTGTGCTCACCTGGACAGGAGAACGGCCACATCAAGCGGTAGGGCTCCTGCGTTTATGATCCTAAGGAGTAAAGCTATTTTagccacaaacacactccactCTATGAACCTCTGCCTCTCCAACGATATCAATCAAGTGACAAATCGACGGTCGCAATCTGTTAAGACTGCCAAAAATCACATCCGTAGGATTTTGATTAATTGGGAATTTTAAAGAAAGATTTGGGATAGACATTTGCAGGCAACCCCTTACGCTGCTACCTCATCCTGCCAAACCTGTTTCCTCTACAGGTGAGTGAATAGCCACGTACCTTCACCCTGGCACACACCCCGCCACCTCCAGCACGCAGTTCTCGAGAATCTCTggggaactaaggggcctagcccaaatcatgaagaacagccccagaccattatccctcctccaccaaactttacagttggcgcTATTCGGGCCAGGACAGTTGGCGCGATGCATtttgccaaacccagattcgtccgtcagactgccagatagtgaagcgtgattcatcccTCCAGAGAACACGTTTCCACTGCGGCAGAGTCTaatggtggtgtgctttacaccactccagctgatgtttggcattgcgcatggtgatcttaggcttatGTACAGCttctcggccatggaaacccatttcatgaagctctagGCAAACATTTCTTGTGCTGTCATTCTGCCCAGAGGTAGTTTGTAACTGTAGTTTGTAAtgagtgttgcaaccaaggACAGGTTATTTTTACACGGTACACACTTAAATATGTGGCAGCCCCGTTCTGTGGGCTTGTGTGGCCTTGTGTGGCCGCTTatcggctgagctgttgttgctcctggACGTTTCCACTTCATAATAACaacacttacagttgactggggcagctctagcagggcatacatttgacaaactgacttgttggaaaggtgtcATCCCATGACAGtaccacattgaaagtcactgaactCTTCAgaacgacccattctactgctaaTGTTTGTCATGGAGATTGCacggctgtatgcttgatttcatgcacctgttagcaatgggtgtggctgaaatagtcaaaaaccactaattagaaggggtgtccacatacactacatttcaaaAAGTATCTCAACAAAACAATCTCTGATATATATTATGCATTAATATGCTGAATTAGTATTGGGATTATCCAAAAATGTCGTTTAGAAATGTCGTCCATCGTATGCCCGGAATGCATAGAACCTCTTCAGTCTCAGGTGACGTCTAAACTCAAGAAACACTCTACTGCCATCTGCCGGACGCTAAATGTGGCAAACCCTTTTTGTGTTGTGCATAttcactgcacatgcacagcacaAAGTGAAAAGGGTGAATGAATTTACTTTGcgaacataaatattttcaacGTAGATATACATGTTATTCACATAAACAAAATATGGCTTCTCtataaatctgtaaaaaaaaaacaaaaaaaaaccataaaaaacaacacaataccAAATTCTGTCTGTACACAGATGTATGGAGTGTATATACTTTGTAAATGGGAGTAGGTTTTCATGTCGAAATCAATTTTATAGAGATAATATACGCAGCAGTCgacagcacagaaaaatgactCGATTGTTTTGTTTCCGGTGTCAAGAAAATGTACGTTCACTGACTTCCTGTCAAGTGAGCGCTAGGGAATTTAAAGACCGGAAGTCTGACAACTGCTTAAAAAACACGACAAAGTAAAAGCCCCATTTTTGGAAATGAGCCTGTAAGTATAAAATCATACATACATAGCTATTTATTGCCTTGGTCTATTTGATTGTAATTTAAAGCATTGAGaatcaaaacaaatgacaagTAGTCAATACATATTTATCAAGTAAACACATGTATTCATAGCTACAGTCCACCTATGTTTCAGTGCCCATATGTTCCAGCTGATTTCCCTAACAcggtgtgcatatttgtgttttgttgaacATTGctacaaatgcatttatttattggtgGTCTTCAatcccatgttttttttaatttttaaacaagaCACAAAAGAAATATCATGACCAAGctttacaaatataaacataatttaaagcCTAAATCAAATGGACCAAGAGAGATatcaaacactgaaattaaccGAAAGTACTAACAAGTTCttctaatgtgaaaaaaatcagaaaataacttcattaaatatgaatgtgaaaaatACTTACGTCTGTAAAATAAGATTTGAAGTAAATGATATGTAGGATTATTTCCATTATCAGTAAAATTACATATTctttaacattttctttaacACTTTTTATAAGTGTTCTATAGTAtggtcttttattttgaaagtgttgCTCATGGGTCACACAGGAAGTTGTACAATAAATGTCGCTAGCCCCATACTGTAATGTCTATGGTTCTCTGGAAGTTTCTGTTCGTTAGGTTACAAGGAGGGGAATATGGGAATACCACGATAATATTTAAACGGAATAACAGCGCAAGACTTAATATCTGCTCAATACTGTGAAAtgcctaaatatttaaattgaatgCACTTCTGTCATTTAAAGAAAGCTTCCCGATAATTCAGAAATGTTCGGATGTTTAGTAGCTGGTAGATTGGTgagttcagttttttaaaaagaatatcgAGTTTGATTCGCTCGTTTGAAACGTTAGTAAGGCATTgctttaataatatatttaccGTTACCATCAGTCAGTAGTTTGACTCTGAGCATTGTAGTTGTAACGCTGTCAAAACCAGACTAGGATATGGTAGCTGCTAGCGGAGAAGCGCTTTTAGGCTGCTTACTGCTGCTGTTCAGTTCACAGtattatagtaataataataatcaataatatTGCTTTAAATAGCACTTTTTCACACGCTCGCactcaaagcgctttacagtgaaactcctccaccaccaccaaagTGTgtcacccacctgggtgatgcacggcagacATTCTGGGCTGGAAcgctctcttttctccctcttcgCCTCAGCTGATGTGAACAGTTTTTAAGCAAATGAAACTCTGGTAAccccattatttatttagccattaTTGGCTAAATTTGCTTAGCACAGCTGTGCATTCAGAAAGCGCCACGAcgctggctagctagccaaacataCTGATCGCGTTAGCCCTGCGAACGGACCGGTCCTGACGCTCGCTGCCTGTTTCAGGTGCAGACGGACGCGCAGCAAGTGGCCAGCGACAAGTTTGTCTTCAACCTGCCCGACTATGAGAATGTTAACCACGTGGTGGTGTTCATGCTCGGCACCGTGCCGTTCCCCGCCGGAATGGGGGGCGCCGTGTACTTCTCCTTCCCAGACGCCTCTGTGGGACAGGTGTGGCAGCTGCTCGGGTTCATTACCAACGAGAAGCCCAGCGCGATCTTCAAGATCTCGGGACTGAAAGCCGGTGAGAGTTTACGGGGGTGTAATCTAAGAGTGTACTAAAAGTGTACACACTAGtcctctaggactggagttgtTCACCCCTTGGGTTTTTTGGTGTGAGGCCAGTGGTGACTGGCCTATGGTGGTGTATGGTGAGTGCTCATAGGCGGGTGCAGTGTGAGGTGAGTGCTCATTGGCAGGTGCACAGTGTGTGGTGAGTGCTCATAGGCGGGTGCAGTGTGAGGTGAGTGCTCATTGGCAGGTGCACAGTGTGAGGTGAGTGCTCATTGGCGGGTGGGCAGTGTGTGGTGAGTGCTCATTGGCCggtgcacagtgtgtgatgaGTGCTCATTGGTGGGTGGGCAGTGTGAGGTGAGTGCTCATTGGCGGGTGCAGTGTGAGGTGAGTGCTCATTGGCAGGTGCACAGTGTGTGGTGAGTGCTCATTGGTGGGTGGGCAGTGTGAGCTTATTGTAATTGGCTGGTTTTGATGATGGACAGGTGTTGGCGGGGAGCACCCGTTTGGGATGATGGTGCCCCAGGCGGCCTTGATGGCACAAGTGGGCGTGTCCATCGAGGCTCTGGACCAGCTGGCACAGCAGATGCCCGTGTGCAATGCCAACGTGTCCACCGTCGATTCCTTCACACAGGTAACTCTCACCTGGCCAGCACTATCGtccctcccccgctccctcctctccgtctgtctctACTTTAAACCATTTATTGGGATTCAAGCACGGGATGTTTATGGtccaataaatgtttaaaataaaaatactgggAATAACACGGTCATTGTGCATAATAGCTGTATTAATAATGATGGTTCTTCCATAGTGAAGTGCAGTGTAGTAATAACCCTGTCTGCTCTGCAGTTCACTCAGAAGATGCTGGACAGCCTGTATAATTACTCCTCATCCTACGCTGTGACGCAGGCACAGATGAGCCCCAACCCCACAGAGACCTTCATCCCAGC
It contains:
- the hikeshi gene encoding protein Hikeshi isoform X1; the encoded protein is MFGCLVAGRLVQTDAQQVASDKFVFNLPDYENVNHVVVFMLGTVPFPAGMGGAVYFSFPDASVGQVWQLLGFITNEKPSAIFKISGLKAGVGGEHPFGMMVPQAALMAQVGVSIEALDQLAQQMPVCNANVSTVDSFTQFTQKMLDSLYNYSSSYAVTQAQMSPNPTETFIPASSILRWYENFQRRMAQNPGFWKT
- the hikeshi gene encoding protein Hikeshi isoform X2, giving the protein MLGTVPFPAGMGGAVYFSFPDASVGQVWQLLGFITNEKPSAIFKISGLKAGVGGEHPFGMMVPQAALMAQVGVSIEALDQLAQQMPVCNANVSTVDSFTQFTQKMLDSLYNYSSSYAVTQAQMSPNPTETFIPASSILRWYENFQRRMAQNPGFWKT